A window of Yoonia sp. SS1-5 genomic DNA:
CGATTATTGCCAGATCCGATGTGCTGGTGGTGGGCGGGCAGCCTGTGCTGATCAACTGGGGGGCTGTTCCGCGCGCCGTTGTCGCCGGGCAAATGACCCAGGCTGCCCATTTTGACGCGACATTTGGCGAATTGCTGCCCCGAACATCCGAAGCTGCCGTGCCATTCACCAAAGCCGCCCCGGCCGCGGCTGTCGTCGCCGGGGCCGCCGCAACCGGGGCTGCCGCAAATGCGGCCCCTGCAGATACGTCCGATACAGCCCAGGACCCCCTGGGCGCCGTCCCCGTCCCTGACCCTGACCCTGAAAATGGCGATGGCGGCAACAGGCCAAGCGTACTGGCCGTTTTCTGGCCACTCGCAGCACTTTGTGTTCTGATGCTTTTGGTCTTGATCTGGCTGCTGCTGCCCGGCACCCGCCTGTTTCCGCCGGAACCATCAGCCGTGGCGCTTGAAATGCGGGATGGGTCCGAGGAAGCCCTGCGCGATATCAACCGCGGGTTGGAAGAACGGATCGCGATGCTCGAAGATGGGCTGGAAAACGGGATCTGCACGCCGGAAGGTGATTTCATCCTGCCCAGCGGGCGCACACCGGAAGGATTGCTGCCGCCCTCTGCCGACCCATCCACCGATGATGCCCGCCTGCAGGATAGTCCGCCCGAGGCATTGGTCCCCCCCAACCCCGAACGGGTTCAGGTGCCCCAGAACCGCACCGGCGAAGGCGAAACCGAAGACCAGGTCACCGGTATTGTTGATATCATCGAACAGAAAACCGTCCTGGTCATTGCCTCTGCCGCGGATGGTACCGGGTTCGGCACGGGGTTTTTTGTGGCACCGAACATCGTCTTTACCAACCACCACGTGATTGAAAGCGCCATCGTCAGCGGCGAGGTTCTGGTCATGAACGAGGCGCTTGGGGTGCCGACACCCGCCCGGATCATTCGGCATGATGGCCCGTTCGAGCAGACTGGCGGGGATTTCGCGCTGTTAGAGATTGAAGGGGCAAACGCGCCCTATTTCGATCTGCTCGCACCCGAGCAGGAGGTCAAGGGACAAGCCGCCATCGCCGCTGGTTTCCCCTTTGATATTGTTGGCAGCGATGTCCGTTTTCAGGACCTGATGGAAGGCCGCAGTACGGTTGCCCCTGATCTGGTCATCACCAATGGGATCGTGAACACCCAGCAGCAGATCGCCACAAATGTCAGCGTGCTGGTGCATTCGGCCTCTATTTCCAAGGGCAATTCCGGTGGCCCACTGGTTGATATGTGCGGCCGCGTGATCGGAATGAACACATTTGTGTCCGAACAGGCCTTCCGCAACCTCAAT
This region includes:
- a CDS encoding S1C family serine protease; the protein is MAEYFITKTSLEQSSLLLVDDNPVLAASSEILDALRQSGDPGLASFLAEPLLSRPDAQGQVAVSWYCDTEGTPRPMEGLSGAMREDVADRLAERVAAVRAVSAANPDLSAKIDAALSIIARSDVLVVGGQPVLINWGAVPRAVVAGQMTQAAHFDATFGELLPRTSEAAVPFTKAAPAAAVVAGAAATGAAANAAPADTSDTAQDPLGAVPVPDPDPENGDGGNRPSVLAVFWPLAALCVLMLLVLIWLLLPGTRLFPPEPSAVALEMRDGSEEALRDINRGLEERIAMLEDGLENGICTPEGDFILPSGRTPEGLLPPSADPSTDDARLQDSPPEALVPPNPERVQVPQNRTGEGETEDQVTGIVDIIEQKTVLVIASAADGTGFGTGFFVAPNIVFTNHHVIESAIVSGEVLVMNEALGVPTPARIIRHDGPFEQTGGDFALLEIEGANAPYFDLLAPEQEVKGQAAIAAGFPFDIVGSDVRFQDLMEGRSTVAPDLVITNGIVNTQQQIATNVSVLVHSASISKGNSGGPLVDMCGRVIGMNTFVSEQAFRNLNIAQSMPSLLRFLGAGQGGEVTIADSGCAPNITPPQAPTPAPEAEAAPAPEDTSE